A single Gasterosteus aculeatus chromosome 2, fGasAcu3.hap1.1, whole genome shotgun sequence DNA region contains:
- the LOC120829216 gene encoding solute carrier family 2, facilitated glucose transporter member 1 isoform X1: MECSGQVTPHLMLAVGTAVIGSLQFGYNTGVINAPQNIIESFYNETWSSRFSEPISQGTLTGLWSLSVAIFSVGGMFGSSSVGFFVNRFGRKNSMLMANVLVFIAAAFMGFSKLAASFEMLIIGRFIVGLYSGLSTGFVPIYVEEISPTSLRGALGTLHQLGVVIGILMAQIFGMESIMGNASLWPLLLAFTLLPAVLQCVLLPLCPESPRYLLINRNEESKARSILVKLRGTDNVAEDMQEMKEESQQMMREKTVTIPELFRSPVYRQPIFVAVMMQLSQQLSGINAVFYYSTRIFERAGVSQPVYATIGAGVVNTAFTVVSLFVVERVGRRPLHLTGLMGMAVSAVLLTVAMALLDQLRWMSYISIVAIFSFVAFFEIGPGPIPWFIVAELFSQGPRPAAIAVAGFSNWSANFLVGMCFPYVEQVCGPYVFVIFTILLIGFFTFTYFKVPETKGLTFDEISAGFRRSAGQGADKYSAPEEFNTLRGDDPDL; the protein is encoded by the exons ATGGAGTGCAGCGGCCAG GTGACGCCCCATCTGATGCTGGCTGTGGGCACAGCTGTGATTGGCTCTCTGCAGTTTGGCTACAACACTGGTGTCATCAACGCTCCTCAGAAT ATCATTGAGAGCTTCTACAATGAGACGTGGAGCAGCAGGTTTTCGGAGCCCATTTCTCAAGGAACACTTACAGGTCTGTGGTCACTCTCTGTGGCCATCTTCTCTGTGGGAGGAATGTTCGGCTCCTCCTCTGTTGGCTTCTTCGTCAACCGCTTCGGCAG GAAGAACTCCATGCTCATGGCCAACGTGCTGGTCTTCATTGCTGCTGCGTTTATGGGCTTCTCCAAGCTGGCTGCTTCCTTTGAGATGCTGATCATTGGTCGCTTCATAGTGGGTCTCTACTCCGGCCTCAGCACAGGCTTTGTGCCCATATATGTAGAGGAAATCTCACCCACATCTCTCCGCGGAGCATTAGGAACTCTGCATCAACTTGGGGTTGTGATTGGCATTCTCATGGCACAG ATCTTTGGGATGGAATCCATCATGGGCAACGCCTCCCTGTGGCCCCTCCTGCTGGCTTTCACTCTGCTGCCAGCGGTGCTGCAGTGTGTTCTGCTGCCCCTCTGCCCCGAGAGCCCCCGGTACCTGCTCATCAACCGCAACGAGGAGAGCAAGGCCCGCAGCa TCCTGGTGAAGCTCCGTGGCACTGACAATGTGGCCGAAGACATGcaggagatgaaggaggagagccAGCAGATGATGAGGGAGAAGACGGTGACCATCCCCGAGCTCTTCCGCTCCCCCGTGTACCGCCAGCCGATCTTTGTGGCCGTCATGATGCAgctgtcacagcagctgtctgGAATCAACGCT GTGTTTTACTACTCGACTAGGATCTTTGAGCGAGCAGGCGTGTCCCAGCCTGTCTACGCAACTATTGGTGCAGGAGTGGTCAACACTGCGTTCACGGTGGTCTCT CTTTTTGTGGTGGAGCGTGTGGGCAGGAGACCCCTTCACCTCACCGGTTTGATGGGAATGGCTGTTTCTGCTGTTCTTCTAACCGTTGCCATGGCGTTGTTG GACCAGCTCAGATGGATGTCCTATATCAGCATTGTGGCCATCTTCAGTTTTGTAGCCTTTTTTGAGATTGGCCCCGGCCCCATTCCCTGGTTCATCGTGGCCGAGCTCTTCAGCCAGGGGCCCCGGCCTGCTGCCATCGCCGTTGCTGGTTTCTCAAATTGGTCGGCCAACTTTTTAGTAGGAATGTGCTTCCCGTATGTTGAG CAAGTCTGTGGCCCGTACGTCTTCGTCATCTTCACCATCCTGCTGATCGGCTTCTTCACCTTCACCTACTTCAAGGTTCCAGAGACTAAGGGTCTCACCTTCGATGAGATTTCAGCGGGTTTCCGCCGGTCAGCTGGTCAGGGTGCTGACAAGTACTCGGCCCCTGAAGAGTTCAACACCCTCAGGGGGGACGACCCTGACCTTTGA
- the LOC120829216 gene encoding solute carrier family 2, facilitated glucose transporter member 1 isoform X2, whose translation MLAVGTAVIGSLQFGYNTGVINAPQNIIESFYNETWSSRFSEPISQGTLTGLWSLSVAIFSVGGMFGSSSVGFFVNRFGRKNSMLMANVLVFIAAAFMGFSKLAASFEMLIIGRFIVGLYSGLSTGFVPIYVEEISPTSLRGALGTLHQLGVVIGILMAQIFGMESIMGNASLWPLLLAFTLLPAVLQCVLLPLCPESPRYLLINRNEESKARSILVKLRGTDNVAEDMQEMKEESQQMMREKTVTIPELFRSPVYRQPIFVAVMMQLSQQLSGINAVFYYSTRIFERAGVSQPVYATIGAGVVNTAFTVVSLFVVERVGRRPLHLTGLMGMAVSAVLLTVAMALLDQLRWMSYISIVAIFSFVAFFEIGPGPIPWFIVAELFSQGPRPAAIAVAGFSNWSANFLVGMCFPYVEQVCGPYVFVIFTILLIGFFTFTYFKVPETKGLTFDEISAGFRRSAGQGADKYSAPEEFNTLRGDDPDL comes from the exons ATGCTGGCTGTGGGCACAGCTGTGATTGGCTCTCTGCAGTTTGGCTACAACACTGGTGTCATCAACGCTCCTCAGAAT ATCATTGAGAGCTTCTACAATGAGACGTGGAGCAGCAGGTTTTCGGAGCCCATTTCTCAAGGAACACTTACAGGTCTGTGGTCACTCTCTGTGGCCATCTTCTCTGTGGGAGGAATGTTCGGCTCCTCCTCTGTTGGCTTCTTCGTCAACCGCTTCGGCAG GAAGAACTCCATGCTCATGGCCAACGTGCTGGTCTTCATTGCTGCTGCGTTTATGGGCTTCTCCAAGCTGGCTGCTTCCTTTGAGATGCTGATCATTGGTCGCTTCATAGTGGGTCTCTACTCCGGCCTCAGCACAGGCTTTGTGCCCATATATGTAGAGGAAATCTCACCCACATCTCTCCGCGGAGCATTAGGAACTCTGCATCAACTTGGGGTTGTGATTGGCATTCTCATGGCACAG ATCTTTGGGATGGAATCCATCATGGGCAACGCCTCCCTGTGGCCCCTCCTGCTGGCTTTCACTCTGCTGCCAGCGGTGCTGCAGTGTGTTCTGCTGCCCCTCTGCCCCGAGAGCCCCCGGTACCTGCTCATCAACCGCAACGAGGAGAGCAAGGCCCGCAGCa TCCTGGTGAAGCTCCGTGGCACTGACAATGTGGCCGAAGACATGcaggagatgaaggaggagagccAGCAGATGATGAGGGAGAAGACGGTGACCATCCCCGAGCTCTTCCGCTCCCCCGTGTACCGCCAGCCGATCTTTGTGGCCGTCATGATGCAgctgtcacagcagctgtctgGAATCAACGCT GTGTTTTACTACTCGACTAGGATCTTTGAGCGAGCAGGCGTGTCCCAGCCTGTCTACGCAACTATTGGTGCAGGAGTGGTCAACACTGCGTTCACGGTGGTCTCT CTTTTTGTGGTGGAGCGTGTGGGCAGGAGACCCCTTCACCTCACCGGTTTGATGGGAATGGCTGTTTCTGCTGTTCTTCTAACCGTTGCCATGGCGTTGTTG GACCAGCTCAGATGGATGTCCTATATCAGCATTGTGGCCATCTTCAGTTTTGTAGCCTTTTTTGAGATTGGCCCCGGCCCCATTCCCTGGTTCATCGTGGCCGAGCTCTTCAGCCAGGGGCCCCGGCCTGCTGCCATCGCCGTTGCTGGTTTCTCAAATTGGTCGGCCAACTTTTTAGTAGGAATGTGCTTCCCGTATGTTGAG CAAGTCTGTGGCCCGTACGTCTTCGTCATCTTCACCATCCTGCTGATCGGCTTCTTCACCTTCACCTACTTCAAGGTTCCAGAGACTAAGGGTCTCACCTTCGATGAGATTTCAGCGGGTTTCCGCCGGTCAGCTGGTCAGGGTGCTGACAAGTACTCGGCCCCTGAAGAGTTCAACACCCTCAGGGGGGACGACCCTGACCTTTGA
- the LOC120829216 gene encoding solute carrier family 2, facilitated glucose transporter member 1 isoform X3 has product MLMANVLVFIAAAFMGFSKLAASFEMLIIGRFIVGLYSGLSTGFVPIYVEEISPTSLRGALGTLHQLGVVIGILMAQIFGMESIMGNASLWPLLLAFTLLPAVLQCVLLPLCPESPRYLLINRNEESKARSILVKLRGTDNVAEDMQEMKEESQQMMREKTVTIPELFRSPVYRQPIFVAVMMQLSQQLSGINAVFYYSTRIFERAGVSQPVYATIGAGVVNTAFTVVSLFVVERVGRRPLHLTGLMGMAVSAVLLTVAMALLDQLRWMSYISIVAIFSFVAFFEIGPGPIPWFIVAELFSQGPRPAAIAVAGFSNWSANFLVGMCFPYVEQVCGPYVFVIFTILLIGFFTFTYFKVPETKGLTFDEISAGFRRSAGQGADKYSAPEEFNTLRGDDPDL; this is encoded by the exons ATGCTCATGGCCAACGTGCTGGTCTTCATTGCTGCTGCGTTTATGGGCTTCTCCAAGCTGGCTGCTTCCTTTGAGATGCTGATCATTGGTCGCTTCATAGTGGGTCTCTACTCCGGCCTCAGCACAGGCTTTGTGCCCATATATGTAGAGGAAATCTCACCCACATCTCTCCGCGGAGCATTAGGAACTCTGCATCAACTTGGGGTTGTGATTGGCATTCTCATGGCACAG ATCTTTGGGATGGAATCCATCATGGGCAACGCCTCCCTGTGGCCCCTCCTGCTGGCTTTCACTCTGCTGCCAGCGGTGCTGCAGTGTGTTCTGCTGCCCCTCTGCCCCGAGAGCCCCCGGTACCTGCTCATCAACCGCAACGAGGAGAGCAAGGCCCGCAGCa TCCTGGTGAAGCTCCGTGGCACTGACAATGTGGCCGAAGACATGcaggagatgaaggaggagagccAGCAGATGATGAGGGAGAAGACGGTGACCATCCCCGAGCTCTTCCGCTCCCCCGTGTACCGCCAGCCGATCTTTGTGGCCGTCATGATGCAgctgtcacagcagctgtctgGAATCAACGCT GTGTTTTACTACTCGACTAGGATCTTTGAGCGAGCAGGCGTGTCCCAGCCTGTCTACGCAACTATTGGTGCAGGAGTGGTCAACACTGCGTTCACGGTGGTCTCT CTTTTTGTGGTGGAGCGTGTGGGCAGGAGACCCCTTCACCTCACCGGTTTGATGGGAATGGCTGTTTCTGCTGTTCTTCTAACCGTTGCCATGGCGTTGTTG GACCAGCTCAGATGGATGTCCTATATCAGCATTGTGGCCATCTTCAGTTTTGTAGCCTTTTTTGAGATTGGCCCCGGCCCCATTCCCTGGTTCATCGTGGCCGAGCTCTTCAGCCAGGGGCCCCGGCCTGCTGCCATCGCCGTTGCTGGTTTCTCAAATTGGTCGGCCAACTTTTTAGTAGGAATGTGCTTCCCGTATGTTGAG CAAGTCTGTGGCCCGTACGTCTTCGTCATCTTCACCATCCTGCTGATCGGCTTCTTCACCTTCACCTACTTCAAGGTTCCAGAGACTAAGGGTCTCACCTTCGATGAGATTTCAGCGGGTTTCCGCCGGTCAGCTGGTCAGGGTGCTGACAAGTACTCGGCCCCTGAAGAGTTCAACACCCTCAGGGGGGACGACCCTGACCTTTGA